In a genomic window of Meleagris gallopavo isolate NT-WF06-2002-E0010 breed Aviagen turkey brand Nicholas breeding stock chromosome 1, Turkey_5.1, whole genome shotgun sequence:
- the HTR2A gene encoding 5-hydroxytryptamine receptor 2A, which translates to MVFFLFLCLTFPFSNPPSGISMPIPVFGLQDDSKVFKKGHCLLADENFVLVGSFAAFFIPLTIMVVTYFLTIKSLQKEATLCVNDVGPKTKFASFSFLPQSSLSSEKLFQRSLNRDMGTSGRRTMQSISNEQKASKVLGIVFFLFVVMWCPFFITNVMAVICKESCSEEVIGGLLNIFVWIGYLSSAVNPLVYTLFNKTYRSAFSRYIQCRYKEEKKPFQLILVNTIPALAYNSSQLHLAQMKSLKKEAKLMTKDYSMVTIGIRNMDGNSKGSISPGNEKVSGV; encoded by the coding sequence atggtattttttttgtttctgtgtttaacCTTCCCTTTCTCTAACCCACCTTCAGGTATCTCCATGCCTATCCCTGTCTTTGGACTACAAGATGACTCCAAAGTGTTTAAGAAAGGCCACTGCCTTCTTGCAGATGAGAATTTTGTCCTAGTAGGCTCCTTTGCGGCGTTCTTCATCCCTCTAACCATCATGGTGGTCACTTATTTTTTAACTATCAAGTCGCTGCAGAAAGAAGCCACGCTGTGCGTGAATGACGTTGGCCCAAAGACCAAGTTTGCTTCTTTTAGTTTCCTCCCTCAGAGCTCCCTTTCTTCAGAGAAGCTCTTCCAGCGCTCTTTGAATAGGGACATGGGGACCTCTGGGAGGAGAACCATGCAATCCATCAGCAATGAGCAGAAGGCTTCCAAGGTCCTTGGCAttgtcttttttctgtttgttgtgaTGTGGTGCCCGTTTTTCATCACCAATGTGATGGCTGTAATTTGTAAGGAGTCGTGCAGTGAAGAAGTCATTGGTGGGCTACTTAACATATTTGTTTGGATTGGGTACCTTTCTTCAGCCGTCAACCCGCTCGTATATACGTTGTTCAATAAGACCTACCGCTCAGCTTTCTCTCGTTACATTCAGTGTCGCTACAAGGAGGAGAAGAAACCTTTCCAGCTGATTTTAGTGAATACTATCCCAGCGCTTGCATATAATTCTAGCCAGCTCCACCTGGCTCAAATGAAGAGTTTGAAAAAAGAGGCAAAATTGATGACTAAGGATTATTCGATGGTCACGATAGGAATACGCAATATGGATGGTAACTCAAAGGGAAGCATCAGTCCAGGGAACGAAAAGGTCAGTGGCGTGTGA